The following coding sequences are from one Hymenobacter sp. DG25A window:
- a CDS encoding chloride channel protein: MPKSIVHRLLGPLLLWRLRYINDRAYLILLSVLVGIMAGLAAVLLKNSVHYSQYLIFAWVPEQYRVFALSLYPIIGISLSVLFTRYVLGGTLSRGIGPIVYNIARQNSIVPRSKLFSQMVTSFFTVTFGGSAGLEAPISVTGSAIGSNVARILRVGKRERRLLVGCGAAAGIAAIFNSPIAGVLFAVEVILSELSAPFFIPLLIASATATVVSKLLYAGQPFVLITTSWPVEAIPLYLLLALFTALLSVYMIRVYFAAERFYERWPGAYHKILFGGLALGLLVFLFPPLYGEGYNIVQLLLSGQSSHLVDGSLFSVYGDESVGLVLLVAIGSMLLKVVATTVTVGSGGNGGMFGSSLFVGALAGFVYARIINLSGIDTVPEVHFIVLGMAGMLAGVIHAPLTAIFLIAEITGGYALFVPLMAVTSFSYLITKYFEPYSVYTRKLVKQGIYMHADRDRGLLAQLDLHHLIQRDFVSVRPETTLGELVDIFRHATRNLFPVVNSEGELQGIVTLDTVRDALFDDEHYKTTLVRDLMIQPPAIVNPDDTMLDTLRCMEQVGAWALPVVDHGRYVGFLLKSAILAGYRKQLIKETD; this comes from the coding sequence ATGCCCAAAAGCATCGTTCATCGACTCCTGGGTCCGCTGCTCCTGTGGCGCTTACGCTACATTAACGACAGGGCCTATCTGATTCTGTTGAGCGTTTTGGTGGGGATAATGGCCGGCTTAGCCGCCGTACTGCTCAAAAACTCGGTTCATTATTCGCAGTACCTGATTTTTGCCTGGGTACCGGAGCAGTACCGCGTCTTTGCCCTGTCGCTCTACCCTATTATTGGTATTTCGCTGTCGGTGCTGTTTACGCGCTATGTGCTGGGCGGCACGCTCAGCCGGGGCATTGGGCCTATTGTTTACAACATTGCCCGCCAGAACAGCATTGTGCCGCGCAGCAAGCTGTTTTCGCAAATGGTGACGTCCTTTTTCACGGTCACGTTTGGCGGCTCGGCTGGTCTGGAGGCCCCTATTTCCGTTACGGGCTCGGCCATCGGCTCCAACGTAGCGCGCATTCTGCGCGTGGGTAAGCGGGAAAGACGCTTGCTGGTGGGTTGCGGCGCGGCGGCCGGTATTGCGGCTATCTTCAACAGCCCCATTGCAGGGGTTCTGTTCGCGGTGGAGGTTATTCTCTCCGAGCTTTCGGCCCCGTTTTTCATTCCGCTGCTCATTGCCTCGGCCACGGCCACGGTGGTGTCGAAGCTGCTCTATGCCGGGCAGCCCTTCGTGCTCATTACCACCAGCTGGCCGGTAGAAGCTATTCCCTTGTATCTGCTGCTGGCGCTGTTCACGGCCCTGCTCTCCGTGTACATGATTCGCGTGTACTTTGCCGCCGAGCGGTTTTATGAGCGGTGGCCCGGGGCCTACCACAAAATCCTGTTTGGCGGCCTGGCCCTGGGGCTGCTGGTTTTCCTGTTTCCGCCGCTGTACGGCGAGGGCTACAACATTGTGCAGCTGCTGCTGAGCGGGCAGTCCAGCCACCTGGTAGATGGCTCCCTTTTCTCCGTGTACGGTGATGAAAGCGTGGGCCTGGTGCTGCTGGTAGCCATTGGCAGTATGCTGCTGAAAGTAGTGGCTACCACCGTTACGGTAGGTTCGGGCGGCAACGGGGGTATGTTCGGCTCCTCGCTGTTTGTGGGGGCGCTGGCGGGTTTTGTGTATGCCCGTATCATTAACCTGAGCGGGATAGATACCGTGCCCGAGGTACACTTCATTGTGCTGGGCATGGCGGGCATGCTGGCGGGCGTTATTCACGCCCCCCTAACAGCCATCTTCCTGATTGCGGAAATCACCGGCGGGTATGCGCTGTTCGTTCCACTCATGGCCGTTACTTCCTTTTCTTATCTGATTACAAAGTACTTCGAGCCTTATTCAGTGTACACTCGCAAGCTGGTGAAACAGGGAATTTATATGCACGCCGACCGGGACCGGGGGCTGCTGGCCCAGTTGGACCTGCACCACCTGATTCAGCGGGACTTTGTGAGCGTGCGCCCCGAAACAACCCTGGGCGAACTGGTGGACATTTTCCGGCACGCCACCCGCAACCTGTTCCCGGTAGTCAATAGCGAAGGTGAGCTGCAGGGCATTGTAACGCTGGATACCGTACGGGATGCCCTCTTCGACGATGAGCACTATAAAACCACCCTAGTGCGCGACCTGATGATTCAGCCCCCCGCCATTGTAAACCCCGACGACACCATGCTGGACACCCTGCGCTGCATGGAGCAGGTAGGCGCCTGGGCCCTGCCGGTAGTAGACCATGGCCGCTACGTCGGGTTTCTGCTGAAATCCGCTATTCTGGCCGGCTACCGGAAGCAGCTGATAAAGGAAACGGATTAG